One genomic region from Mycoplasmoides pirum ATCC 25960 encodes:
- the rpsB gene encoding 30S ribosomal protein S2: protein MFKNIDNSESANDFDAAKIDDSNIEMLEESSINSETTDSQINELLEKPIVTTSKIMEVGGHIGFSKRRWNPKMKPYIYTKRGVNFNSPYDVLNLPLVHERLKEAFDYLVEVSKNNGTILFVGTKTKQVQELVRDIAKRVPNINYIYQRWLGGTLTNFKTINNSIKQLNKLTERSQTGLGEYTKKEQILIMKKLNKLEKFFGGIKNMRGLPSVIVVDDPVHEKNAIFEARKLNIPIVAISNTNANPDLIDYIVPANNTSIRSITLFMNLLADAVAIGQNQKPLFAFKTDEEIVIAQPQRRDRFENRNIVNRQYNYKEIQNKRRELNTSQSNQKDASTNNN, encoded by the coding sequence ATGTTTAAAAATATTGATAATTCTGAATCAGCTAATGATTTTGATGCTGCAAAAATTGATGATTCAAATATTGAAATGTTAGAAGAGTCTTCAATAAATTCAGAAACTACAGATTCACAAATTAATGAATTGCTTGAAAAACCAATTGTAACGACAAGCAAAATTATGGAAGTAGGGGGTCACATAGGATTTTCAAAACGAAGATGAAATCCTAAGATGAAACCATATATCTATACAAAAAGAGGTGTTAATTTTAATTCACCTTATGATGTGTTAAATTTACCACTAGTTCACGAAAGATTAAAAGAAGCTTTTGATTATTTAGTTGAAGTTTCCAAAAATAATGGAACAATATTGTTTGTCGGAACAAAAACTAAACAAGTTCAAGAATTAGTTCGAGATATTGCAAAACGTGTTCCAAATATTAATTACATTTATCAAAGATGATTGGGTGGAACTTTAACTAATTTCAAAACAATTAATAATTCAATTAAACAATTGAATAAATTAACTGAAAGATCTCAAACTGGATTAGGTGAATATACTAAAAAAGAACAAATTCTAATTATGAAAAAATTGAACAAACTAGAAAAGTTTTTTGGCGGTATCAAAAACATGCGTGGTTTACCTAGTGTTATTGTTGTTGATGATCCAGTTCATGAAAAAAATGCAATTTTTGAAGCAAGAAAATTGAATATACCAATAGTTGCAATTTCAAACACAAATGCAAATCCTGATTTAATTGACTATATAGTTCCAGCTAATAATACATCAATTAGATCAATAACATTGTTCATGAATTTACTAGCTGATGCAGTTGCTATTGGTCAAAATCAAAAACCGTTATTTGCTTTTAAAACTGATGAAGAAATTGTAATTGCCCAACCACAACGTCGAGATAGATTTGAAAATCGAAATATTGTTAATCGTCAATATAATTACAAAGAAATTCAAAACAAACGACGTGAATTAAATACTAGTCAATCCAACCAAAAAGATGCAAGCACAAATAATAATTAG
- the dnaE gene encoding DNA polymerase III subunit alpha, which produces MFINLNVRSSYSLLLSTLSINDIVQFAIQNKQKYVVLTDYNVLYGTVEFFDLATKNNLIPVIGIEIFHEKSDSNLVLYAKTNVGYKNLLKISSNIMTKLDFDLNKYLDDVAVVVKSGNFEPKKSVEYYIANSNDNNGIAFQEVNCLTNEDKYLINILNAIKHERVFQSKDEIYDDSQGLPFLLEKEANKKYSKNQLNNIDKLLNNINLDINKIYTNLLKFPTPKKVSSRVYLQTLCKEGLKKRFHNINVIPKEYIDRLKHELDIINSMNFNDYFLIVHDFINWSRKENIIVGPGRGSVVGSLVAYSLYITEVDPLKFNLIFERFLNPERKSLPDIDVDIMDTRREEVIDYLFNKYGQSHTSQILTFQRIKSKMAIRDVGRVLNIDLKEIDVISKLINSKYDDDLQLAIDKTPKLKQKTKEYLELFTIAKKLINLPRQIGTHAAGIILSNEEITNIIPIQLGLNDRLTSQFSMEYLERFGLLKMDLLGLKNLTILDNIIKLIKKTNRKEIILNNIPIDDKKTFDLFCLNQTNGIFQFESAGMKRVLKMMQPKSIEDLSLVSSLYRPGPQDNIPLFINRRNKKEKITYISNDLKPFLENTEGIIVYQEQVIQIAQAVANFSLAEADIFRRAISKKEEDKLVAIQSNFINAAVKNKYSVDDANKIYQYILHFANYGFNHSHAIAYSLLGYWLAYFKAHYPLEFYVTILEVNVGDENKVNLYVNESKNKNIDFLMPDINLSQQSFSILNNKIIFGFNSIKGIGNESIKKILLTRNNLKKKLFSSYIETIRLLHENKISQKMLENLIYAGCLDSFSINRKTMINNLSTLLKLSLFGNNVDNSEYKIEEFEMDDQETHEYQEIQQNLLGINFEKNSIELIKEKNNIQDIIPLIDIQNKENGYYSSLIKINFIKVWQTKNNKTMAFINIEDNSLNNVELISWNFSYEKYKQYLLKNQILLIGFKKDLKGIYLTKIFKIYDEKKEKLVDVE; this is translated from the coding sequence ATGTTTATTAATCTAAATGTTAGATCAAGTTATTCTTTATTATTATCAACATTATCAATAAATGATATAGTCCAGTTTGCAATTCAAAACAAACAAAAATATGTAGTTTTAACCGATTACAATGTTTTATATGGAACAGTTGAATTTTTTGATTTAGCAACAAAAAATAATTTAATACCTGTAATAGGTATTGAAATTTTTCATGAAAAAAGCGATAGTAATTTAGTTCTTTATGCTAAAACAAATGTTGGTTATAAAAATTTATTAAAAATTTCAAGTAATATAATGACAAAACTTGATTTTGATTTAAATAAATATTTAGATGATGTTGCAGTTGTTGTTAAAAGTGGAAATTTTGAACCTAAAAAATCAGTTGAATACTATATCGCTAATTCTAATGACAATAATGGAATTGCTTTTCAAGAAGTTAATTGTTTAACTAATGAAGATAAATATTTAATAAATATTTTGAATGCAATAAAACATGAACGTGTTTTTCAGTCAAAAGATGAAATTTATGATGATTCTCAAGGTCTCCCATTTTTATTAGAAAAAGAAGCAAATAAAAAATATTCTAAAAATCAATTAAATAATATTGATAAATTATTAAACAATATAAATTTGGATATTAATAAAATATACACAAATTTATTAAAATTCCCCACACCAAAGAAAGTTTCTTCTAGAGTTTATTTACAAACACTATGTAAAGAAGGGCTTAAAAAAAGATTTCATAACATAAATGTTATTCCTAAAGAATATATTGATCGTTTAAAACATGAATTAGATATTATAAATTCAATGAATTTTAATGATTATTTTTTAATAGTTCATGATTTTATAAATTGATCTAGAAAAGAAAATATTATTGTCGGTCCAGGACGTGGATCAGTTGTTGGATCTCTAGTTGCATATTCACTATATATAACAGAAGTGGATCCTTTAAAATTTAATTTAATTTTTGAGCGATTTTTAAATCCCGAACGTAAATCACTTCCTGATATAGATGTAGATATAATGGATACTAGACGTGAAGAAGTTATTGATTATTTATTTAATAAATATGGTCAATCACACACTTCACAAATTTTAACTTTCCAACGAATTAAATCTAAAATGGCTATTAGAGATGTTGGTAGAGTTTTAAATATTGATTTAAAAGAAATTGATGTTATTTCAAAATTAATTAATTCAAAATATGATGATGATTTGCAATTAGCAATAGATAAAACACCTAAATTAAAACAAAAAACTAAAGAATATTTAGAATTATTCACAATTGCAAAAAAATTAATTAATTTACCTCGCCAAATAGGTACACATGCAGCTGGAATTATTTTAAGTAATGAGGAAATTACTAATATTATTCCTATTCAATTGGGTCTAAATGATAGATTAACTTCACAATTTTCTATGGAATATTTAGAGCGCTTTGGTTTATTAAAAATGGATCTATTAGGTTTAAAAAATTTAACTATTTTAGATAACATTATTAAATTAATAAAAAAAACTAATAGAAAAGAAATAATTTTAAATAATATTCCAATTGATGATAAAAAAACATTTGATTTATTTTGTTTAAATCAAACTAATGGAATTTTTCAATTCGAATCAGCGGGAATGAAAAGAGTATTAAAAATGATGCAACCAAAATCAATTGAAGATTTATCATTAGTTTCATCATTATATCGACCCGGACCACAAGATAATATTCCTTTATTTATTAATCGAAGAAATAAAAAAGAAAAAATAACCTACATATCTAATGATTTAAAACCATTTTTAGAAAATACAGAAGGAATAATTGTTTATCAAGAGCAAGTAATTCAAATTGCACAAGCAGTAGCTAATTTTTCCTTGGCTGAGGCGGATATTTTTAGAAGAGCAATCTCAAAAAAAGAGGAAGATAAATTAGTTGCAATTCAAAGTAATTTTATAAATGCTGCAGTTAAAAATAAATATAGTGTTGATGATGCTAATAAAATTTATCAGTACATTTTACATTTTGCTAATTATGGCTTTAATCATTCTCATGCTATTGCTTATTCTTTATTAGGATATTGGTTGGCTTATTTTAAAGCACATTATCCTTTGGAATTTTATGTAACAATTTTAGAAGTTAATGTGGGTGATGAAAATAAAGTTAATCTATATGTGAATGAATCAAAAAATAAGAATATTGATTTTTTAATGCCTGATATTAATTTGTCACAACAATCATTTAGCATTTTAAACAATAAAATTATTTTTGGATTTAACTCAATAAAAGGTATTGGTAATGAATCTATTAAAAAAATTCTTTTAACTAGAAATAATTTAAAAAAGAAATTGTTTTCATCGTATATTGAAACAATTAGATTATTGCATGAAAATAAAATTTCACAAAAAATGTTAGAAAATTTAATTTATGCAGGTTGTTTGGATTCATTTAGTATTAATAGAAAAACAATGATTAACAATTTATCTACTTTATTAAAACTAAGTTTGTTTGGTAATAATGTTGATAATTCAGAATATAAAATAGAAGAATTTGAAATGGATGATCAAGAAACTCATGAATATCAAGAAATTCAACAAAATTTGCTAGGTATAAATTTTGAAAAAAATTCAATTGAATTAATTAAAGAAAAAAATAATATACAAGACATTATTCCTTTAATTGATATTCAAAATAAAGAAAATGGATATTATAGTTCATTAATAAAAATTAATTTTATTAAAGTATGGCAAACAAAAAATAATAAAACAATGGCTTTTATAAATATTGAAGATAATTCTTTAAATAATGTTGAGTTAATTTCTTGAAATTTTTCTTATGAAAAATACAAACAATATTTATTGAAAAATCAAATTTTGCTTATTGGATTTAAAAAAGATTTAAAAGGTATTTATTTAACAAAAATATTTAAAATTTATGATGAGAAAAAAGAGAAATTAGTAGATGTTGAATAA
- a CDS encoding 5'-3' exonuclease encodes MLNKMTKNEEIAIVIDGNSLTYRAYYATINQLDYFKKYNIKPNNAIKTMLIMSLKILKQYNPKYTLIAFDAGKSTFRNELYKEYKSNRSKTPLELIEQITLLHDIMKLCGYNVCLQNGIEADDIIGSFANLTNANNIHCKIFSSDKDMLQLVNKNTEIHKPEKGVSEMQIYNIDNFENLLDGLSPEQIVDYKGIVGDSSDNLPGIKGIGKKTGIKLIKKYKTLDNIFNNLNDLSNKQKQLFIESENISKLCKELATIKTDLFLNKNINDFLRKPIETENLFDFLNKYKINNMEKYIFDVE; translated from the coding sequence ATGTTGAATAAGATGACAAAAAATGAAGAAATTGCAATTGTTATAGATGGTAATTCACTTACATATCGTGCCTATTATGCCACTATAAATCAATTAGATTATTTTAAAAAATATAATATTAAACCTAACAATGCTATTAAAACAATGCTAATTATGTCATTAAAGATATTGAAGCAATATAATCCAAAATATACATTAATAGCTTTTGATGCTGGCAAATCTACATTTAGAAATGAATTGTATAAAGAATATAAATCAAATCGTTCAAAAACACCATTAGAATTGATTGAACAAATTACTCTTTTGCATGATATTATGAAATTATGTGGATATAATGTTTGTTTGCAAAATGGTATAGAAGCTGATGATATTATTGGTAGTTTTGCAAATTTAACTAATGCAAACAATATTCATTGCAAAATATTTAGTTCTGATAAAGATATGCTTCAATTAGTAAATAAAAACACTGAAATTCACAAACCAGAAAAAGGTGTTTCGGAAATGCAAATATACAACATAGATAATTTTGAAAATTTATTAGATGGTCTTTCTCCAGAACAAATTGTTGATTATAAGGGTATCGTTGGAGATAGTTCAGATAATCTTCCCGGGATTAAAGGTATAGGAAAAAAAACTGGTATCAAATTAATAAAAAAATATAAAACATTAGATAATATTTTTAATAATTTAAATGATTTATCTAATAAACAAAAACAATTATTTATTGAATCAGAAAATATATCTAAACTTTGTAAAGAACTAGCTACTATTAAAACTGATTTATTTTTAAACAAAAATATAAATGATTTTTTAAGAAAACCCATTGAAACTGAAAATTTATTTGATTTTTTAAATAAATATAAAATTAATAATATGGAAAAATATATATTTGATGTTGAATAA
- the mutM gene encoding DNA-formamidopyrimidine glycosylase, translating into MPELPEVQIVINELSKTVLNKKILDINIINPKILKNSSPKEFCNFLINEKIKKITRLGKYIIFHLTNKKILVSHLRMEGKYYFESAKDEYDKKHVLIKFIFSKYELRYHDTRRFGTLNIYNETNYLNSKELKKIALDPLDKNFDSKYLFKNIHNFNRAIKTILLDQTKVSGIGNIYADEILFASNIHPLKPSNQITENECKLLVKNSKIILKDSIANNGTTIASYKFKKNHTGSYQEKLKVHTKVNNPCPRCKTKIVKIKVNGRGTYYCPKCQIL; encoded by the coding sequence ATGCCAGAACTACCAGAAGTTCAAATTGTTATTAATGAATTATCTAAAACTGTATTAAATAAAAAGATATTAGATATAAACATTATAAATCCAAAAATTTTAAAAAATTCTTCACCTAAAGAGTTTTGTAATTTTTTAATAAACGAAAAAATTAAAAAAATTACTCGTTTGGGGAAATATATTATATTTCACTTAACTAATAAAAAAATTTTAGTTTCTCATTTGAGAATGGAGGGAAAATATTATTTCGAATCTGCTAAAGATGAATATGATAAAAAACATGTACTAATAAAATTTATTTTTTCAAAATATGAATTAAGATATCATGATACAAGAAGATTTGGAACATTAAATATATATAATGAAACTAATTATTTAAATTCCAAAGAACTTAAAAAAATAGCACTAGATCCATTGGATAAAAATTTTGACTCAAAATATTTATTTAAAAACATACATAATTTTAATAGAGCTATAAAAACTATATTATTAGATCAAACAAAAGTTTCGGGAATTGGAAATATATATGCAGATGAAATTTTATTTGCTTCAAATATTCATCCTTTAAAACCATCTAATCAAATTACAGAGAATGAATGTAAATTATTAGTTAAAAATAGCAAAATTATTTTGAAAGATTCAATTGCTAATAATGGAACAACTATTGCTTCATACAAATTTAAAAAAAATCATACTGGTTCTTATCAAGAAAAATTAAAAGTTCATACAAAAGTAAATAATCCTTGTCCTAGATGTAAAACTAAAATTGTAAAAATAAAGGTTAATGGTAGAGGCACATATTATTGCCCTAAATGCCAAATTTTATAA
- the coaE gene encoding dephospho-CoA kinase (Dephospho-CoA kinase (CoaE) performs the final step in coenzyme A biosynthesis.), translating into MPNFIMIICVTGQSGVGKTTILNLLSKKYYVEFLDNLIHTEYKVNNQGYNLIKEHFGIKYVDSNKVNRKKLGQLVFSDKHLLNKLNNILEPLIIKIILNIKKKYKNSLVLVEGGAILNNFEKYANLFDKFILIKAPKKFIKENNNIKFAHIDNDIYKYLKVNISNSFFDLIILNNKSPELCAKKIEIFLNKLKK; encoded by the coding sequence ATGCCAAATTTTATAATGATTATTTGTGTTACTGGTCAATCAGGTGTTGGTAAAACTACAATTTTGAATTTACTATCTAAAAAATATTATGTGGAATTCTTAGATAATTTAATTCATACTGAATACAAAGTTAATAATCAAGGTTATAACCTTATTAAAGAACATTTTGGAATCAAATATGTTGATTCGAATAAGGTAAATAGAAAAAAACTAGGTCAATTAGTTTTTTCAGATAAACATTTATTAAACAAATTAAATAATATTCTTGAACCGCTTATAATAAAAATAATTTTGAATATTAAAAAAAAATATAAAAATTCTTTAGTTTTAGTTGAAGGTGGAGCAATATTAAACAATTTTGAAAAATATGCAAATTTGTTTGATAAGTTTATTTTAATTAAAGCTCCAAAAAAATTTATTAAAGAAAATAATAATATTAAATTTGCTCATATAGATAACGACATTTATAAATACTTAAAAGTTAACATATCTAATAGTTTTTTTGATTTAATTATTTTAAATAATAAATCTCCAGAATTGTGTGCTAAAAAGATAGAAATTTTCTTAAATAAATTAAAGAAATAA
- a CDS encoding replication initiation and membrane attachment family protein yields the protein MQVTAIEIKKISYVIYCSFDFSYSKKQLTNMYGPIVGNDAIYLYQWLIDEFDIQNNLKGISSSIDRVLKCLNINQEEFSTIREKLEAINLINTYLEEDYNKKIFHIQINKPLTWIEFNANEKLRHLLINKIGISEYERISLAFISNRMPENVLNISATFNTIFNDEKINSLKTFNFENLYNSLNLDLKEPVIINENAKLVIETYFKSHNLSLNEIRFCVNNSIIKMPDEKFFKVDINKLSDQFKLLVNSSPNIEKFEYMKINRNLNLFKKNISSWNKELIFADYKNINSEHYLSSIQKSSLSKNQKDMINNLRNFSHLQDEVINILTDFMFFKTKGKYIISYLQKLSDTINCLNLNSLEEILIHLQNAYMNSKNKFNFKTNENNFEKNKNIKEKELTIVENKLNIASDLNLDEAFNIENIYVQNK from the coding sequence ATGCAAGTTACTGCTATTGAGATTAAGAAAATTAGCTATGTTATTTACTGCTCATTTGATTTTTCTTATTCTAAAAAGCAATTAACAAATATGTATGGACCTATTGTGGGAAATGATGCTATATACCTATACCAATGACTAATTGATGAGTTTGATATTCAAAATAATTTAAAAGGTATTTCAAGTTCTATAGATCGTGTTTTAAAGTGTTTAAACATAAATCAAGAAGAATTTTCAACAATTAGAGAAAAATTGGAAGCTATAAATTTAATAAATACTTATTTAGAAGAAGATTACAATAAAAAAATTTTTCATATTCAAATAAATAAACCGTTAACATGAATTGAATTTAATGCAAATGAAAAATTAAGACATCTATTAATAAATAAAATAGGTATTTCTGAATATGAAAGAATTTCTTTAGCATTCATATCAAATAGAATGCCTGAAAATGTTTTAAATATTTCTGCAACATTTAATACAATTTTTAATGATGAAAAAATTAATTCATTAAAAACTTTTAATTTTGAAAATTTATACAATTCTTTAAATCTTGATTTGAAAGAACCTGTAATTATAAACGAAAATGCTAAATTAGTTATTGAGACATATTTTAAATCTCATAATTTGTCATTAAATGAAATTAGATTTTGTGTGAATAACTCAATAATAAAAATGCCTGATGAAAAATTTTTTAAAGTTGATATTAATAAGTTAAGTGACCAATTTAAATTATTAGTTAATAGTTCTCCTAATATTGAAAAATTTGAATATATGAAAATAAATCGTAATTTGAATTTGTTCAAAAAAAATATTTCATCTTGAAATAAAGAATTAATTTTTGCAGATTATAAAAATATTAATTCTGAACATTATTTGTCTTCAATTCAAAAATCATCACTTTCTAAAAATCAAAAAGATATGATAAATAATTTAAGAAATTTTTCACATTTGCAAGATGAAGTTATAAATATATTGACTGATTTTATGTTTTTTAAAACAAAAGGGAAATACATTATTAGTTATTTGCAAAAACTATCAGATACCATTAATTGTTTAAATTTAAATTCATTAGAAGAAATTTTAATTCATTTGCAAAATGCATACATGAATTCAAAAAATAAATTTAATTTTAAAACTAATGAAAACAATTTTGAAAAAAATAAGAATATAAAAGAAAAAGAATTAACTATTGTTGAAAACAAATTAAATATTGCAAGTGATTTAAATTTAGACGAAGCATTCAATATAGAAAATATTTATGTCCAAAATAAATAA
- a CDS encoding ATP-binding protein gives MSKINNNKKNKHNSKTFKNEIDNIQSFLNNIFDYSKEADKFIKIMKDSNLFSSLNITDLQYEKNVFNLWKIYEDNLKCDSSNLNTCTNVDGYHLWPKFVKNDQIIIYKIICQKHQNQLEKNKYIKRYVWKTFDSNLINLFINEQNINKNWDQSRISILDYMTKFHDELLNSNEIKTKGFYLYGSSGVGKTYLCVLLCNTIAKNMTLINKKISICFLNLPDLINKLTEKFSEGISVDIEIKKIINADLLVFDDIGAEIPKEWFFNNHLTRILTLRSEQQKSTIFISNYSLSELKQYYLKSRSAKFDNKTIERVLSRIHNLIGNNIFELKGKDYRKSNQ, from the coding sequence ATGTCCAAAATAAATAATAATAAAAAAAATAAACATAATTCAAAAACATTTAAAAATGAAATTGATAATATTCAATCTTTTTTAAATAATATTTTTGATTATTCAAAAGAAGCAGATAAGTTTATTAAAATAATGAAAGATTCAAACTTATTTTCTAGCTTAAATATTACTGATTTGCAATATGAAAAAAATGTTTTTAATTTGTGAAAAATTTATGAAGATAATCTTAAATGTGATTCTTCTAATTTAAATACGTGCACAAATGTTGATGGCTATCATTTATGACCTAAATTTGTGAAAAACGATCAAATAATAATTTATAAAATTATTTGTCAAAAGCATCAAAATCAATTAGAAAAAAACAAATATATAAAAAGATATGTTTGAAAAACATTTGATAGCAACTTAATTAATTTGTTTATTAATGAACAAAATATTAATAAAAATTGAGATCAATCTAGAATATCTATTTTAGATTATATGACTAAGTTTCATGATGAATTGCTAAATTCAAATGAAATAAAAACAAAGGGTTTTTATTTGTATGGTTCAAGTGGAGTAGGAAAAACTTATTTATGCGTTTTGTTATGCAACACAATTGCTAAAAATATGACATTAATTAATAAAAAAATTTCTATTTGTTTTTTAAATTTACCAGATTTGATTAACAAATTAACTGAAAAATTTTCAGAAGGCATTAGTGTTGATATAGAAATTAAAAAAATAATTAATGCTGATTTATTAGTTTTTGATGATATTGGAGCTGAAATTCCAAAAGAATGATTTTTTAATAATCATTTAACAAGAATTTTAACGTTGAGGAGCGAGCAACAAAAATCTACAATTTTTATTAGTAACTATAGTTTGTCTGAATTAAAACAATATTATTTAAAATCTAGATCAGCAAAATTTGATAATAAAACAATTGAAAGAGTTTTAAGTAGAATTCACAATTTGATAGGCAACAATATTTTTGAATTAAAAGGAAAAGATTATAGAAAATCAAATCAATAA
- a CDS encoding glycosyltransferase family protein: protein MVNYDAYCYFDADNVLNKNWLKEIVAKLENGYDVATSYLNSLNF from the coding sequence ATGGTTAATTATGATGCTTATTGTTATTTTGATGCTGATAATGTTTTGAATAAAAATTGACTTAAAGAAATTGTTGCTAAATTAGAAAATGGTTATGATGTTGCAACATCTTATTTAAATTCTTTAAATTTTTAA
- a CDS encoding MPN527 family putative ECF transporter permease subunit gives MWFKKNKKKEKQNQFTNNFKLVFCACMLGISTLFAFIGTFIKIPFFAQMSLDIDISIIFIIPIIFICSLKWALLSGFINAILHFAWNASNWIGILILLISNLLTILIFSFFKYIVEKNENIKPKKTKWIYIWFLSIIFLTLFLTILNGILFTPLYWWWISPGLFTNINFIETSKIYNENPNLHIYLLGIPNYWAGIFGLYSFFNLIKFVLISLFSIPILIFFQKYSMTSNLFN, from the coding sequence ATGTGATTTAAAAAAAATAAAAAAAAAGAAAAACAAAATCAATTTACAAATAATTTTAAACTAGTTTTTTGTGCTTGCATGTTAGGAATTTCTACATTGTTTGCATTCATTGGAACATTTATAAAAATTCCTTTTTTTGCACAAATGTCGCTAGATATTGATATATCTATAATATTTATAATACCAATAATATTTATTTGTTCTTTAAAATGAGCTTTATTAAGTGGTTTCATTAATGCAATTTTACATTTTGCATGAAATGCTTCAAATTGAATAGGTATATTAATTTTATTAATCAGTAATTTACTTACTATTCTAATTTTTTCATTTTTTAAATATATTGTAGAAAAAAATGAAAATATAAAACCTAAAAAAACAAAATGAATTTATATATGGTTTTTATCTATAATTTTTTTAACTTTATTTTTAACAATATTGAATGGAATATTATTTACTCCATTATATTGATGATGAATTTCACCTGGATTGTTTACAAATATAAATTTTATAGAAACAAGTAAAATTTATAACGAAAATCCTAATTTACATATTTATTTATTAGGAATACCTAATTATTGAGCCGGAATTTTTGGCCTATATTCATTTTTTAATTTAATTAAATTTGTACTAATATCTTTGTTTTCAATTCCAATATTAATTTTTTTTCAAAAATATAGTATGACATCTAATTTGTTTAATTAA
- a CDS encoding inorganic diphosphatase, with protein MSSFKLNVKIEIPKKSSVKYEFDRKSGEIIVDRILYGSDYYPQNYGFIKEALDWDGDELDCLVISDQSFMPGVIVPTRIIGAMEMIDGGETDTKLIGVIDCDPRYSHINSLKDINNHLLDEIKVFFETYKILQKKSVNIIGFQDVDWAIKEYKECVELMNNYGSMSKEDFLTKMQKEHPEKYKK; from the coding sequence ATGAGTAGTTTTAAATTAAATGTAAAAATAGAAATTCCAAAAAAATCAAGTGTAAAGTATGAATTTGATAGAAAAAGTGGAGAAATTATTGTAGATAGAATTTTATATGGTTCAGATTATTATCCACAAAATTATGGATTTATTAAAGAGGCTCTAGATTGAGATGGAGATGAATTAGATTGTTTAGTTATTAGTGATCAAAGTTTCATGCCTGGCGTTATTGTTCCAACTCGCATTATTGGTGCTATGGAAATGATTGATGGTGGAGAAACAGATACGAAATTAATTGGAGTTATTGATTGCGATCCTAGATATAGTCATATTAATTCTTTAAAAGATATTAATAATCATTTATTAGATGAAATTAAAGTGTTTTTTGAAACTTATAAAATATTACAAAAAAAATCAGTAAATATTATTGGTTTTCAAGATGTAGATTGAGCAATTAAAGAATATAAAGAATGCGTCGAATTAATGAATAATTATGGTTCAATGTCTAAAGAAGATTTTTTAACTAAAATGCAAAAAGAACATCCTGAAAAATATAAAAAATAA